AAGAACTCCGGAAAGGATCGGCGCACCGGGCCGGCGACGCCTGGTAAAGGGCAGACCCGGCAGCCTGCGCCAGTGTTCAAAAAAACTCGCCGGCCAAGGGACGAAGTCCCCGCCGCACAGCCCGCTCCGGCGGCTGTCGACCGCTCGTCCAGCTTCGCCGAACAAATTTTCAACTTTTGAAAAATCCCGGCACTCCCAATTAGTGCTCGCTGCGATTGCGAGCGAACACTCCATTGACCAAGAGGTAGCGAATCATGGCTAACACCGGAAATTCCAATCCTGGCAACTTCGCGAACGACCGGCAAAAAGCCTCCGACGCCGGCAAGAAAGGTGGGCAGGCTTCGGGCGGCAACGAACGGCAGAAATCCGACGCCGGCAAAAAAGGCGGCCAGCACAGCGGCGGCCGTGGCGGTCGCAGCTGAGCGCCAGCTCCCAGGTCGTCACCAGCGCGCAGGGGTTCACGCCCCTGCCTCATGCCGGGCCCCCGCGGCCCGGCTCATCAGCAGGAGTCCGATGATGAAAATCTCTGAAATCATGACCCGCGACGTGCAGACCGTGCACCCCGGGCAGACGCTGCGGGAAGTCGCCAACATGATGGCCAACATCGACAGCGGCGCCATCCTGGTCAACAGCGAGGACCGCCTGGTCGGCATGATCACCGACCGCGACATCGTCATTCGTGCCGTGGCCAAGGGTGAAAGCTGCGACACCCCGATCAGCGGCGTGATGAGCAGCGACATCCGCTATTGCTTCGACGACCAGGAGGTCGACGAGGTGGCCCGCAACATGGCCGACATCCAGATGCGCCGCCTGCCCGTGGTCAACCGCGACAAGCGCCTGGTGGGCGTGGTGTCGCTCGGCAATATCGCCAAGGCCTGCGACAGCGGCGCCAACAACACCGTGCTGCAGGGCGTCGCCCAGGCGCACTGATAACGGCGGGCGCGACGCAAATGGACCAATGCCCGCTCCTGACCAGCCGGGGCGATGGCCTGCGAGGAACCCCATGGATTATCTGGACTGGCTGCAATGGCCGGCCATGCTCGTCACCGTCCTGGCCGCCTGGCTGATCGGCTCGCTCAAGCCCGGGCGCCGGGTCGCCGGCTTCGTCTGCTTCATGCTCAGCAACCTGCTGTGGGTGCTCTGGGGCTGGCACGCCCACGCCTGGGCCCTGATCGTGCTGCAAGTGTGCCTGGGGATCATGAACCTGCGCGGGCTGCGCAAGAACACCGCGGACGGCGAGCCTGACCGGCCCGGCGCGTTCGATCGCGATGCCCGGCGCTAATCGGCGTCGGCGCTTTCTTCCAGCAGCTCATCGACCACCGCGCGGCGTCCGGCCTCGTCGCCAGCGCCGTTGGCCCGCGCTTGCAGGCAACGCAGCTGGCGTTCGGCGCTGGTGCCGCGTTGCAGCAAGCGCAAGGCCTGGTCGAACACCTGCTCTTCGCCGAGGCTGCGGGCTGTGGCGGCGAAAGTCTGCCGGGCCCGTTCCAGCCATTGCGCCAGGGTCAGGGCGCCACCGCCTTCGGCCAGCAGGAAGCGGCCCTCGGGTCCCCAGCGCCGGGCCTGGGCGCGATTTTCCTTGAGCAGCCAGTAACGCTGCGCGCTGAACTGGCTGCCCGGCGCCGGCAATTGGCACGCGTGGCGGATCATCACCCGGAACAGCGCGGCGAGCAGCAGGCTGTCGGCCAGCCGCGGACAGGCATCGGTGATGCGCAGTTCCAGGGTCGGGAAGCCCAGCGAAGGCCGGATGCACCACCAGACGTTGGCGTCCGCCGGCATCGCCCCGGCCTCGCGCAACAGCCGCAGGTAATGGCGAAAATCCGCTTCGTCCGACAGCTGTTCGGGGATGCCCATGCGCGGCCATTCATCGCAGGCCACCTGGCGGTAGCTCAGGTAACCGCTGTGCTCGCCCTGCCAGATCGGCGACGAGACACTCAGGGCCAGCAGCATCGGCAACCAGGGCAGGACTTCGTTCATCACCGCGACGCGGTCCACGCCCGGGGGAATTTCCGCATGTACATGCAGGCCGCACAGCAGGCTGCGCCGGGCCACCAGAGCGAATTCGCCGAACAGTTGCTGGAAATGCGGCTGGGGCGTGGCGCGTTGCAGTCGCCAGTCGGCCAAGGGGTGGGAGCCGGCGCAGACAAACCCCAAGCCATGACAGGCCAGGGCCTGGCCAAGATCGCGACGCACTCGGCGCAGGTAGCTCGCGGCCTGCGCGCCCTGCTCGAAGACCGGCGACGCCACCTCGATCTGGCCCTGGAACATTTCGTAGGCGAACCCCGGGCCTATGGCTTGGCGGCAGGCGTGCAGCACCTCGGCGGACGGCTCGGCGAGCAGGCGCCGGCTGTCCAGGTCGGTGATGAAATACTCTTCCTCTATACCGAAGCGCTGCACCGGCCCGGGGTCGACGGCGATCATCGGCGGCACCGGCGCTCAGCGCAGCCGGGTGACGGTCAGCGCCACCACCGCGATCCGCTCGACCCGCTCGTAGCCGGGCTTCTCCAGCTCCTCGCCGAACACGTCGGGGTCGAGTTCGCGGTAGGTCCAGCCGTAGGCGTCGCCGGCCAGCATGACCCGCGCGGCGTCCAGGAACGGGTCGTGCCCGTCGACCATCGCCACGCCGGTGTAGAGCAGCAACGTGCCCTCGCGGTTCAGGCGCGGCAACGCTTCCTCGAGGATGCGCAGCGACAATTGCTCGCCCAGCGCGCCGCCGCCATGGCGATAGGCGCGGCGCTGGCTGTCTTGCATATAGGGCGGGTTGGCCAGGATCAGGTCGAACTGGCCATCGACGCTGTCCAGCACATCGCTGTGGTAGACGCTGACGTTACGCGCCTGCGCCAGTTCGGCGTTGATCGCGCTCAGGCGCAGCGCCCGCGGGTTGATGTCCACCGCAAGCACCTGCGCTTCGTGGCGCGCCCGCGCCACCAGCAAGGCCCCCACCCCGGCCCCGCAGCCGATATCCACGGCGCGCCGCAGCGGCGTGAAGCGTTGCTGCAGGTGCGCCTCGATCAGGCTGGCGAAACGGTAGCTGTCGGGGCCGAAGAACACCGCGTCGGCCTCATCGGTGGGATACGCCGAATGCGCCAGCAGCAGCGGCCCCAGGCTCGACCAGCGCAGCGTGGCGCGCCAGCCGCCGTCCACCCGCTCGACGATCCCGGCCTGTTGCAGCTCGGCCAGCCGGGTGGCGTCGAATAGCTGGTCGTCGAAGGGCCGCGACCAGCCGAAGACCCCGCGCAAGTCCGTGGCGCGCTGGTGTTCCGGGCGCGCGTTGACCCGGCTGTGGGTCAGGGGCGTCGGGGTGACGAAGCGGTAGCCGGCCGCCAGCAGGCGCCGGCCCTGTTGCAGCAATGCCTGGTCGGCGCGCGAGCGCGTCGAATACACCAGCGGCTGCGGGCGTGAAACGGAATCGGCCATGGGCGGTTCTCCTTGGGTTGCTCAGCGCCACAGGGTGCGCAGCTCGATAAAGCGCCGGGTGGCGAACAGCCCCGCGGGGCGAAAATGCCGGTGTGGGCCGAGCCACGGCAGCAGCAACGCCCGTTGCCGCTCGGCGTCCTGCCCTGCCAGCTCGGCTTGCAGGGCGCGGGTTTCGGCATCGTCCGGGAGATCGCCGCGCGAGCGCTCCAGGCTGCTGGTGCGGCGTACTGGCGCGCTGCGCCTGGCACTGCGCCAGTCGCCGGCGATCCAGTCGTGCAGCAGCTGTTTCTCGAAGCCGCTGAACACCCCGAACATCGCCGCGCCAGGGCCTTCGATCAGTTGCCAGAACGGGCTGTCCGCGGGGTTCTGCTGGCGCTTGATCCAGCCCCGTTCCTGCAGCGCCCGCAGAAAGGCCGGGATCTGCCCGGGCTGCTCCAGCCACTGGTTGACGCTCTTGCCCTCGAAACGGCAATAGTCGGAATGCATGTACTGGCCGAAGCGCCGCTTGCGTTCGAGCATCGCCACCAGCTCGTGCTCCAGGTCGAAGGCCTGGATCACGTCGGTCGAGCCCGGGCCGAGGTCGTTCAAGCGATACCCCCGCGCCACCCGCTGCCAGTACTGGGCGGCATCCATGTCCAGCGGCTGCAACGCCTGCACCGCCTGCACGGCGCGGCGCGCATGGCCGCAACTGGCGTTGTCGATGGTCACGTGCAGGGTGAAGTAATACGGGTCGATCCCCAGTTCGCCGAGTTCGTAGGCGCTGATCAACAGATGCAGGGGCAACTGTTCGTAGCCCAGGTTGTACCCCAGCACTTCCGGCAGGCAGGTTTCGGCGCAACGGCCGAGCGCCAGTTGCACGGCGCCCTGGCGAAAGAGTTCGTCGTCCAGCCCGAAATCGCCGTCGCAGCCGTGCTCGGCCAGCAGGCGGCGATAGATCGCCACATGGTTCTGTGCCGGCTCGCCGTCGCCGAGCTCTTCCAGGTAGGTGGTCAGCAGGCCGTCGTAGCGCGGGTCCTGACCATGCGCCAGGACCCCGTACAGCCAGGCGCCGTCCACCTCCTTGGTCGGGGCGACCGCCTGGAGGAAATACAGCGCATGGGCCTTGTTGTGGAAATACCGCCGCGCGCCGCCGGCCTGGCGCTCTTGCAGATAGTCCCGGTAATCGCGTGCCACAGCGGCGCGGCGCTCTTCGAGCCACGGCAGCAATTGCGCCGGGTCTTCCGGCAGCGGCGCCAGCCCGTCGCCGGTCTGCTCCAGCTGCTCGTGCAGGAACTCCGCGGCCCGTGTCTCGGCAGCCTGGTCGTTGTCCAGCAGCAACTGGTGGTACAGGTTGCGCAGCGGTGAATCGAGCGGCGGCGTGTCGGGGCTGCCGTGCAACGAGCAGAGCTGGCTCATGGCAAGTACCTCGCTCGCGCTGGCAGGCGCAGGCCGCCGAACGCGCCCGGCGCCGTCGATGAACAGATGAAAACCCCAGCGAATGAAATGGGCATGGCAGGACTCCCCGTGCGGTGACTCGAATCAAGGCCATGTCGCGACTGCCGACACTCACCTCCCGACAGGCGCCCACTGGCGCCTGGTACACAGGAGAGCCGCAGCGGCGGAAAAAAATTCCATCAGCGTGCGGTGAGTGCCGATTACTGGTGGGCAGGTTCAGAAATACCGCAGACCATATTTTTCCTGGAGCCTGAGCAATTGCTCGGGGTCGGGTGGCGCCGGGGCGGCGCGGCGAATCAGTTCGCCGGCCTCCTTGAAGAAACCTTCCGCGCCACCCGGGGTGAAGGTCGTCAGGAACCGGCAGGGAATGTCGCCTTCGTTGCGAAAGCATTGCTCGACGCCTTGCGGCGCCACCACGTAGCTGCCGGGCCCGGCCCGATAGAGCGTCGGGCCGATCTGCATGGCCAGGTGCCCCTCGAGGATGAAATTGTTTTCATCCTCGCCGGCATGGATATGCCGGGGCACCACGCCGCCGGGTGGCAGCAGGGTTTCCATCAGCGAATAGACCCCGCCCGTATCGGAGGCGAAGACCTTGATGTTCATCCGGGCGCCGCTGGGGTGCAGGACGTGATGGCCCTCATCGGGGCGGAGCATGCGGGCGATGGTCGAATGGCGGTGCATGGTGTTCCTCCGTTGATGCCAGGCGGCGCCATGGCAAGTGCGCGGAGAATCTTAGCGAGGCGAACCCTGGTAGGATTCATGCATTTGGCCAGATGATCCATAAAAGACGCCAATATGCCGTCCCTCACTCTTATTCAGTCCCTTCCGGCCCTCGGCCTGCAGGCCCAGCGCTTCGACGCCGGCAGCGAAAGCCTGACGCAGACGCACGCCCATCGGCACGAACACGGGCAACTGGTCCTGACCCTGCGCGGGGTGGTGGCCTGCGAAGTCGCCGGCAGCCATTGGACTGTACCGCCCCATTGCGCGCTGTGGATTCCCGCCGGCCTGGCCCATCGCAGCCGCGCCTCGGCCAACGCCCGGGGCTGTTTCCTGTTTATCGATCCCGGGGTCTCGCCGCCGCTGGCGCAGCGCTGTTGCACCCTGCGTCTCAGCGCCCTGCTGCGGGAGCTGATCATCGAGTTGTGCGACGCACGCCGCGAACGCAGCCCCCGGGGCCAGGCGCTGCTGGCCGCTCTGCTGCTCGACGAACTGGCCGGCATGCCGACGGTGGACACTCATTTCCCGCTGCCGGACGACCCGCGGCTGCAACGGGTCGCCCAGGCCCTGATCGCCAATCCCGGTGACCGACGCACCCTCGGGCAGTGGTCGAGCCTGGCCGGGATGAGCGAACGCAGCCTGTCCCGCCAGTTGCTCAAGGACACCGGCATGGCGTTCGGCGCCTGGCGTAGGCAGTTGCAACTGATGGTGGCCCTGCGCTTGCTGGCCGAGGGCAAGAGCGTGCAGCAGGTCGCGGGCGAGCTGGGCTATGAGGCCGCGACCAGCTTCATCACCATGTTCAAGCAGGCCATGGGCACCACGCCAGCGCGCTACGTCTCGGCTTGGGAGCCTGTGCACAAGGGCCACCGCCACTCCCTTTCCAGGCGCGCCAGCGGGGAATTTCTGCCACGTTCAGGCGGTCTATGCTCGTCAGGGCCAGCGAACGGCGAAAGAGGACAGGACACATGCGGCGAGTGAAACACCACCATTGGGGGCTGGGGCTGCTGGCCCTGTTGCTGTGCATTGCGCTACCGGCCTTCGCCGCCCCTGCTTCCGGGCCGCAGGCCGTCGCGCGCAACCAGATGCCGCTGCTGGCCGAGGGCGCAGACCTGGACCAGCTCAACGACCGCCTCGAACTGATCCGCCAGAGCGTTTCGGCCAATGCCAACGACGACCTGCTCGCCGACCTGCGTCAGGCCGCGCTGCAGGTGCAGAAGCAGGCCGACAGCCTGATCGCCGTGCGCGCCACCGACATCGAGCGCCTGGACGACCAGCTCAAGGTCCTGGGCCCGGCGCTGCCCGACGAAGCGCCCAGCCTGACCAGCCAGCGCCAGGTGCTGAGCGCGCAAAAGGACACCCTGCTCGAAGAAGAGCGCCAGGCCAACCTGCTCAGCCAGTCCGGCCGCGACCTGGCCGCGCAGATCATCAACCTGCGCCGCAGCCTGTTCAATTCGCAGATCAGCACCCGTTCGGCGAGCCCGCTCAGCCCGGCCTTCTGGTCGACCCTGGTGCGCCCGACCGACGACGACCTGGGGCGCCTGAACAGCCTGAAACAGGAAGTCATGACCGCCTTCGAGACGGCGCTGGCCCCCGGCAACCGCGGGCTGTTCATCGCCACGCTGATCGTCGCGGCGCTGCTGGTGGTGGTCGGCCGGCGCCTGCTGGAGCGCGGGCTGACCTGGTCGATGATCCGCTGGCTGCCCGAAGGCCGCCTGCGCCGCAGCGCCCTGGCCCTGACCGTGGGGCTGACGACCATTATCACCATCAACGCCGCCGCCTCGCTGGTGCGCTGGGGGCTGGTCAACAGCGCGCCGCTGAGCGCCGATGTGCTGAACCTGCTCGGCCAGTGGCTGACCCTGCTGATTTTCTGTTCCTTCATCGTCGGCCTCGGCCGGGCCATGCTGATGCTGTCGCGGCCCTCCTGGCGCCTGCCGCCGATCCCCGACCCGATCGCCACGGCCCTGGGGCCGTTCCCGCTGATCCTGGCGCTGGCGCTGATGCTCACCGCCGGCGAAGAACGGATCAACAGCGTGATCGCCAGCAGCCTGGCCCTGACCGTGGCGGTCAACGGCCTGACGGCGCTGGTCACCGCGCTGATCTTTCTCTGCGCCCTGGTGCGCCATCGCCGCACCCGGCGACGCTTCGAGCTGGAACGCCCCGACGGCCTCGCCGGGCTGCTGCCGTTCATCGTCGCGGTGTGGGTCGCAGTGATCCTGCTCGCGCTGCTCAGCGGCTACCTGAGCCTGGCCTATTTCCTTACCGTCAAGCTGTTGTGGATCAGCGTGGTGGCCACCAGCGCCTACTTGCTGATCGCCTGTTTCGGCGACCTGTGCGAAACCCTGCTGTCGCCCAAGCAGCCCGGCGGCCTGGCGCTGGCGGCGGCCCTGGGCCTGTCGCCGCGCCACCAGGCCCAGGCCACCACCGTGCTGGCCGGCATCGGCCGCACCCTGCTGCTGTTCACCGCCGCGCTACTGGCCTTCATGCCGTCCGGGTCGACCCCGGGGGAACTGCTCGAAGGCTTTACCCAGCTGGATGTCAGCGGCAAATCCCTGGGCAACCTGAACATCGTGCCCCAGGACATGCTCCTGGCCGCCGCGCTGCTGGTCGGCGGCATGTTCGCGGTACGCGTTCTCAAGCGCTGGCTGAGCGAGCGGCT
This portion of the Pseudomonas sp. MRSN 12121 genome encodes:
- a CDS encoding class I SAM-dependent methyltransferase — translated: MADSVSRPQPLVYSTRSRADQALLQQGRRLLAAGYRFVTPTPLTHSRVNARPEHQRATDLRGVFGWSRPFDDQLFDATRLAELQQAGIVERVDGGWRATLRWSSLGPLLLAHSAYPTDEADAVFFGPDSYRFASLIEAHLQQRFTPLRRAVDIGCGAGVGALLVARARHEAQVLAVDINPRALRLSAINAELAQARNVSVYHSDVLDSVDGQFDLILANPPYMQDSQRRAYRHGGGALGEQLSLRILEEALPRLNREGTLLLYTGVAMVDGHDPFLDAARVMLAGDAYGWTYRELDPDVFGEELEKPGYERVERIAVVALTVTRLR
- a CDS encoding CBS domain-containing protein, with product MKISEIMTRDVQTVHPGQTLREVANMMANIDSGAILVNSEDRLVGMITDRDIVIRAVAKGESCDTPISGVMSSDIRYCFDDQEVDEVARNMADIQMRRLPVVNRDKRLVGVVSLGNIAKACDSGANNTVLQGVAQAH
- a CDS encoding KGG domain-containing protein, whose protein sequence is MANTGNSNPGNFANDRQKASDAGKKGGQASGGNERQKSDAGKKGGQHSGGRGGRS
- a CDS encoding cupin domain-containing protein, with translation MHRHSTIARMLRPDEGHHVLHPSGARMNIKVFASDTGGVYSLMETLLPPGGVVPRHIHAGEDENNFILEGHLAMQIGPTLYRAGPGSYVVAPQGVEQCFRNEGDIPCRFLTTFTPGGAEGFFKEAGELIRRAAPAPPDPEQLLRLQEKYGLRYF
- a CDS encoding carboxylate-amine ligase, yielding MIAVDPGPVQRFGIEEEYFITDLDSRRLLAEPSAEVLHACRQAIGPGFAYEMFQGQIEVASPVFEQGAQAASYLRRVRRDLGQALACHGLGFVCAGSHPLADWRLQRATPQPHFQQLFGEFALVARRSLLCGLHVHAEIPPGVDRVAVMNEVLPWLPMLLALSVSSPIWQGEHSGYLSYRQVACDEWPRMGIPEQLSDEADFRHYLRLLREAGAMPADANVWWCIRPSLGFPTLELRITDACPRLADSLLLAALFRVMIRHACQLPAPGSQFSAQRYWLLKENRAQARRWGPEGRFLLAEGGGALTLAQWLERARQTFAATARSLGEEQVFDQALRLLQRGTSAERQLRCLQARANGAGDEAGRRAVVDELLEESADAD
- a CDS encoding DUF3772 domain-containing protein, translating into MRRVKHHHWGLGLLALLLCIALPAFAAPASGPQAVARNQMPLLAEGADLDQLNDRLELIRQSVSANANDDLLADLRQAALQVQKQADSLIAVRATDIERLDDQLKVLGPALPDEAPSLTSQRQVLSAQKDTLLEEERQANLLSQSGRDLAAQIINLRRSLFNSQISTRSASPLSPAFWSTLVRPTDDDLGRLNSLKQEVMTAFETALAPGNRGLFIATLIVAALLVVVGRRLLERGLTWSMIRWLPEGRLRRSALALTVGLTTIITINAAASLVRWGLVNSAPLSADVLNLLGQWLTLLIFCSFIVGLGRAMLMLSRPSWRLPPIPDPIATALGPFPLILALALMLTAGEERINSVIASSLALTVAVNGLTALVTALIFLCALVRHRRTRRRFELERPDGLAGLLPFIVAVWVAVILLALLSGYLSLAYFLTVKLLWISVVATSAYLLIACFGDLCETLLSPKQPGGLALAAALGLSPRHQAQATTVLAGIGRTLLLFTAALLAFMPSGSTPGELLEGFTQLDVSGKSLGNLNIVPQDMLLAAALLVGGMFAVRVLKRWLSERLLPETNMDAGMRASLVTLVGYLGFVSLAIVVMSILRINLTSLTWVVSALSVGIGFGLQAIVQNFISGLILLTERPVKVGDWVSLGGVEGDIRRINVRATEIQMSDRSTVIVPNSQFISQNVRNVTMDNALGVVGITLTLPLDTDVQQVRELLLQAYAEHEAILTAPAPSVSFKDLTSNGLILSASGYVGSPRSVSGARSDLLFTILGRLRELGIALSSPQNLVLISDNPDKPASETPTATP
- a CDS encoding helix-turn-helix domain-containing protein, translated to MPSLTLIQSLPALGLQAQRFDAGSESLTQTHAHRHEHGQLVLTLRGVVACEVAGSHWTVPPHCALWIPAGLAHRSRASANARGCFLFIDPGVSPPLAQRCCTLRLSALLRELIIELCDARRERSPRGQALLAALLLDELAGMPTVDTHFPLPDDPRLQRVAQALIANPGDRRTLGQWSSLAGMSERSLSRQLLKDTGMAFGAWRRQLQLMVALRLLAEGKSVQQVAGELGYEAATSFITMFKQAMGTTPARYVSAWEPVHKGHRHSLSRRASGEFLPRSGGLCSSGPANGERGQDTCGE
- a CDS encoding iron-containing redox enzyme family protein; this translates as MSQLCSLHGSPDTPPLDSPLRNLYHQLLLDNDQAAETRAAEFLHEQLEQTGDGLAPLPEDPAQLLPWLEERRAAVARDYRDYLQERQAGGARRYFHNKAHALYFLQAVAPTKEVDGAWLYGVLAHGQDPRYDGLLTTYLEELGDGEPAQNHVAIYRRLLAEHGCDGDFGLDDELFRQGAVQLALGRCAETCLPEVLGYNLGYEQLPLHLLISAYELGELGIDPYYFTLHVTIDNASCGHARRAVQAVQALQPLDMDAAQYWQRVARGYRLNDLGPGSTDVIQAFDLEHELVAMLERKRRFGQYMHSDYCRFEGKSVNQWLEQPGQIPAFLRALQERGWIKRQQNPADSPFWQLIEGPGAAMFGVFSGFEKQLLHDWIAGDWRSARRSAPVRRTSSLERSRGDLPDDAETRALQAELAGQDAERQRALLLPWLGPHRHFRPAGLFATRRFIELRTLWR